The Centroberyx gerrardi isolate f3 chromosome 12, fCenGer3.hap1.cur.20231027, whole genome shotgun sequence genome has a window encoding:
- the LOC139916196 gene encoding uncharacterized protein LOC139916196, with translation MAENGERSAERMEKRRKGEVKRKFSDFCMLLLALLQLTTPTSAQNNTSTSPNNTTNASSESPAALSYSTLPADITVAVGEPAVFRCGVSPASSELTLTLYGGHGNHSVTCPGGAAEDIPQAVYGSCTEENGQLLAVWTIRGTSFSDNSTRVVCRRPGHPDAPVAFLHVYDDGNNFATLIGCAIGGFFGILLVFGLSYTMLRKSERLQRCFGGKEEDDDVITIVTKD, from the exons atggcAGAGAATGGGGAGAGGAGTGCAGAGcggatggagaagaggaggaaaggagaggtgaagaggaagTTCTCTGATTTCtgcatgctgctgctggctctgctCCAGCTCACCACACCCACCTCAG CCCAGAACAACACCAGCACTTCCCCTAACAACACCACCAACGCTTCATCAGAGAGCCCTGCAGCTCTCAGTTACAGCACACTCCCGGCTGACATCACCGTGGCGGTCGGGGAGCCTGCGGTGTTTCGCTGCGGAGTGTCACCCGCCTCGTCCGAACTCACACTCACGCTCTATGGGGGTCATGGCAACCACAGCGTCACCTGCCCTGGAGGTGCAGCGGAGGATATCCCGCAG gctgTCTATGGGAGTTGTACGGAGGAGAATGGACAGTTGCTGGCTGTGTGGACCATCAGGGGAACCTCCTTCTCTGACAACTCCACACGAGTCGTATGCAGGCGGCCGGGCCACCCGGATGCACCCGTCGCCTTCCTGCATGTTTATG ATGATGGCAATAACTTTGCCACTCTCATTGGCTGTGCCATCGGAGGCTTCTTTGGCATCCTGTTGGTCTTCGGTTTATCTTACACCATGCTGCGGAAATCTGAGAGACTCCAGAGGTGTTTTG gaggaaaagaagaagacgaTGATGTCATCACAATAGTAACAAAGGACTAA
- the LOC139916187 gene encoding B-cell receptor CD22-like isoform X2: MVVIVVYIMYSVLEGFVLMWFLKMTVVMLLILIMSPGVVVGDGFSVTFENPNPCALRGSSVEFRCSYEYPDGEVVNKTSWSKGATKDGRWTRTELSSLPSYQSRVEYLGDQQHNCSLAIYDLQDNDTGYYYFRFDTHDYGWRSKGSVYLSLAEPTASVYPESVRAGGNVTLTCKTSCTLPATIVWFRDGQPVDKAEFQARAEDAGNYSCAVEGQESVRSDPVALDVLYPPVSVLVEASAPGSLAEGSSVNLSCSSAANPAADSYTWFRRTGSPGSSSLLQVGSGQMLSLPSLEPCHTGHYLCQARNPLGENNSTELLLLVEMTEKPTASVYPESVRAGGNVTLTCKTSCTLPATIVWFRDGQPVDKAEFQARAEDAGNYSCAVEGQESVRSDPVALDVLYPPVSVLVEASAPGSLAEGSSVNLSCSSAANPAADSYTWFRRTGSPGSSSLLQVGSGQMLSLPSLEPSHTGHYLCQARNPLGENNSTELLLLVEMTETDRLIILVGIGVKVFAVLVLPVVMAWAWRKDSAADKEESSPTYESISGSKCYGQDSRVIEEETTV, encoded by the exons ATGGTTGTCATTGTTGTCTATATAATGTATTCTGTGCTCGAGGGTTTTGTGTTGATGTGGTTCCTGAAGATGACCGTTGTAATGCTGCTGATTCTGATCATGAGTCCAG GAGTGGTGGTTGGTGATGGATTTTCAGTGACCTTTGAAAATCCAAATCCTTGTGCTTTGCGGGGCTCATCGGTGGAGTTCAGGTGTTCATACGAATACCCAGATGGTGAAGTGGTTAACAAAACCTCATGGTCCAAAGGAGCAACGAAAGATGGCAGATGGACACGCACTGAGCTCTCCAGCCTTCCTTCATATCAAAGTCGAGTTGAATACCTCGGCGACCAACAGCACAACTGTAGCCTGGCAATTTATGACCTACAGGACAATGACACCGGATATTACTACTTCAGGTTCGATACGCATGATTACGGATGGCGCAGTAAAGGATCGGTGTATCTGTCTTTAGCAG AGCCGACTGCCAGTGTGTATCCTGAGAGTGTGAGAGCAGGAGGGAACGTGACTCTAACATGTAAAACATCCTGCACACTGCCTGCCACCATAGTCTGGTTCAGAGATGGACAACCAGTAGACAAAGCAGAGTTTCAGGCCAGAGCAGAGGATGCTGGGAACTATTCATGTGCCGTTGAAGGACAGGAGTCAGTGAGATCAGACCCTGTGGCTCTGGATGTTCTGT ATCCACCAGTGAGTGTGTTGGTGGAGGCCAGTGCTCCTGGCAGCCTGGCAGAGGGCAGCAGTGTGAacctgagctgcagcagtgctGCTAACCCAGCAGCAGACAGCTACACCTGGTTCAGGAGGACCGGCTCTCCCGGCTCCAGCTCCCTGCTCCAGGTGGGGTCAGGACAGAtgctgtctctcccctctctggaGCCGTGCCACACTGGACACTACCTCTGTCAGGCCAGGAACCCACTGGGGGAGAACAACTcaactgagctgctgctgctggtggaaatgacagaga AGCCGACTGCCAGTGTGTATCCTGAGAGTGTGAGAGCAGGAGGGAACGTGACTCTAACATGTAAAACATCCTGCACACTGCCTGCCACCATAGTCTGGTTCAGAGATGGACAACCAGTAGACAAAGCAGAGTTTCAGGCCAGAGCAGAGGATGCTGGGAACTATTCATGTGCCGTTGAAGGACAGGAGTCAGTGAGATCAGACCCTGTGGCTCTGGATGTTCTGT ATCCACCAGTGAGTGTGTTGGTGGAGGCCAGTGCTCCTGGCAGCCTGGCAGAGGGCAGCAGTGTGAacctgagctgcagcagtgctGCTAACCCAGCAGCAGACAGCTACACCTGGTTCAGGAGGACCGGCTCTCCCGGCTCCAGCTCCCTGCTCCAGGTGGGGTCAGGACAGAtgctgtctctcccctctctggaGCCGTCCCACACTGGACACTACCTCTGTCAGGCCAGGAACCCACTGGGGGAGAACAACTcaactgagctgctgctgctggtggaaatgacagaga CTGACCGTCTCATCATTCTTGTTGGTATTGGAGTCAAGGTCTTCGCAGTGCTGGTGCTTCCAGTGGTTATGGCCTGGGCCTG GCGGAAGGATTCTGCTGCGGacaaagag GAGTCCAGTCCAACGTATGAAAGCATCAGTGGAAGCAAATGTTATGGACAGGACAGCAGGGTTATAGAAGAGGAAACTACTGTCTAA
- the LOC139916187 gene encoding B-cell receptor CD22-like isoform X1 → MVVIVVYIMYSVLEGFVLMWFLKMTVVMLLILIMSPGVVVGDGFSVTFENPNPCALRGSSVEFRCSYEYPDGEVVNKTSWSKGATKDGRWTRTELSSLPSYQSRVEYLGDQQHNCSLAIYDLQDNDTGYYYFRFDTHDYGWRSKGSVYLSLAEPTASVYPESVRAGGNVTLTCKTSCTLPATIVWFRDGQPVDKAEFQARAEDAGNYSCAVEGQESVRSDPVALDVLYPPVSVLVEASAPGSLAEGSSVNLSCSSAANPAADSYTWFRRTGSPGSSSLLQVGSGQMLSLPSLEPCHTGHYLCQARNPLGENNSTELLLLVEMTEMNRSEPTASVYPESVRAGGNVTLTCKTSCTLPATIVWFRDGQPVDKAEFQARAEDAGNYSCAVEGQESVRSDPVALDVLYPPVSVLVEASAPGSLAEGSSVNLSCSSAANPAADSYTWFRRTGSPGSSSLLQVGSGQMLSLPSLEPSHTGHYLCQARNPLGENNSTELLLLVEMTETDRLIILVGIGVKVFAVLVLPVVMAWAWRKDSAADKEESSPTYESISGSKCYGQDSRVIEEETTV, encoded by the exons ATGGTTGTCATTGTTGTCTATATAATGTATTCTGTGCTCGAGGGTTTTGTGTTGATGTGGTTCCTGAAGATGACCGTTGTAATGCTGCTGATTCTGATCATGAGTCCAG GAGTGGTGGTTGGTGATGGATTTTCAGTGACCTTTGAAAATCCAAATCCTTGTGCTTTGCGGGGCTCATCGGTGGAGTTCAGGTGTTCATACGAATACCCAGATGGTGAAGTGGTTAACAAAACCTCATGGTCCAAAGGAGCAACGAAAGATGGCAGATGGACACGCACTGAGCTCTCCAGCCTTCCTTCATATCAAAGTCGAGTTGAATACCTCGGCGACCAACAGCACAACTGTAGCCTGGCAATTTATGACCTACAGGACAATGACACCGGATATTACTACTTCAGGTTCGATACGCATGATTACGGATGGCGCAGTAAAGGATCGGTGTATCTGTCTTTAGCAG AGCCGACTGCCAGTGTGTATCCTGAGAGTGTGAGAGCAGGAGGGAACGTGACTCTAACATGTAAAACATCCTGCACACTGCCTGCCACCATAGTCTGGTTCAGAGATGGACAACCAGTAGACAAAGCAGAGTTTCAGGCCAGAGCAGAGGATGCTGGGAACTATTCATGTGCCGTTGAAGGACAGGAGTCAGTGAGATCAGACCCTGTGGCTCTGGATGTTCTGT ATCCACCAGTGAGTGTGTTGGTGGAGGCCAGTGCTCCTGGCAGCCTGGCAGAGGGCAGCAGTGTGAacctgagctgcagcagtgctGCTAACCCAGCAGCAGACAGCTACACCTGGTTCAGGAGGACCGGCTCTCCCGGCTCCAGCTCCCTGCTCCAGGTGGGGTCAGGACAGAtgctgtctctcccctctctggaGCCGTGCCACACTGGACACTACCTCTGTCAGGCCAGGAACCCACTGGGGGAGAACAACTcaactgagctgctgctgctggtggaaatgacagaga tGAATCGCTCAGAGCCGACTGCCAGTGTGTATCCTGAGAGTGTGAGAGCAGGAGGGAACGTGACTCTAACATGTAAAACATCCTGCACACTGCCTGCCACCATAGTCTGGTTCAGAGATGGACAACCAGTAGACAAAGCAGAGTTTCAGGCCAGAGCAGAGGATGCTGGGAACTATTCATGTGCCGTTGAAGGACAGGAGTCAGTGAGATCAGACCCTGTGGCTCTGGATGTTCTGT ATCCACCAGTGAGTGTGTTGGTGGAGGCCAGTGCTCCTGGCAGCCTGGCAGAGGGCAGCAGTGTGAacctgagctgcagcagtgctGCTAACCCAGCAGCAGACAGCTACACCTGGTTCAGGAGGACCGGCTCTCCCGGCTCCAGCTCCCTGCTCCAGGTGGGGTCAGGACAGAtgctgtctctcccctctctggaGCCGTCCCACACTGGACACTACCTCTGTCAGGCCAGGAACCCACTGGGGGAGAACAACTcaactgagctgctgctgctggtggaaatgacagaga CTGACCGTCTCATCATTCTTGTTGGTATTGGAGTCAAGGTCTTCGCAGTGCTGGTGCTTCCAGTGGTTATGGCCTGGGCCTG GCGGAAGGATTCTGCTGCGGacaaagag GAGTCCAGTCCAACGTATGAAAGCATCAGTGGAAGCAAATGTTATGGACAGGACAGCAGGGTTATAGAAGAGGAAACTACTGTCTAA